A stretch of the Pseudomonas helvetica genome encodes the following:
- the dapD gene encoding 2,3,4,5-tetrahydropyridine-2,6-dicarboxylate N-succinyltransferase, producing the protein MSTTLFSLAFGVGTQNRQGAWLEVFYAAPVLKPSAELVAAIAPILGYTEGNQAIAFTTAQAAQLAEALKGADAAQAALLTRLAESHKPLVATLLAEDAQLSSTPEAYLKLHLLSHRLVKPHGLNLAGIFPLLPNVAWTSQGAIDLNELAEHQLEARLRGELLEVFSVDKFPKMTDYVVPAGVRIADAARIRLGAYVGEGTTVMHEGFVNFNAGTEGPGMIEGRVSAGVFVGKGSDLGGGCSTMGTLSGGGNIVIKVGEGCLIGANAGIGIPLGDRNTVESGLYVTAGTKVALLDENNKLVKVLKARELAGQPDLLFRRNSETGAVECKTHKSAIELNEALHAHN; encoded by the coding sequence ATGTCCACTACCCTGTTCAGCCTGGCCTTTGGTGTCGGCACTCAAAACCGTCAAGGTGCATGGCTGGAAGTGTTTTACGCAGCTCCGGTACTCAAGCCATCGGCTGAGCTGGTCGCCGCTATCGCGCCGATTCTGGGCTACACCGAAGGCAATCAGGCTATCGCTTTCACTACCGCCCAGGCCGCGCAACTGGCTGAAGCCCTGAAAGGTGCCGACGCTGCTCAAGCGGCGTTGCTGACCCGCCTGGCCGAAAGCCACAAGCCGCTGGTCGCCACCCTGCTGGCCGAAGACGCACAACTGAGCTCCACCCCTGAGGCCTACCTCAAGCTGCACCTGCTGTCCCATCGCCTGGTCAAGCCACACGGCCTGAACCTGGCCGGGATCTTCCCGTTGCTGCCGAACGTGGCCTGGACCAGCCAGGGCGCAATCGACCTGAACGAGCTGGCCGAACATCAACTGGAAGCCCGTCTGCGTGGCGAGCTGCTGGAAGTGTTCTCGGTCGACAAGTTCCCGAAAATGACCGATTACGTCGTACCGGCTGGCGTGCGTATCGCTGACGCGGCACGTATTCGTCTGGGTGCCTACGTGGGCGAAGGCACCACTGTGATGCACGAAGGTTTCGTCAACTTCAACGCCGGCACCGAAGGCCCTGGCATGATCGAAGGCCGCGTCTCTGCGGGCGTGTTCGTCGGCAAGGGTTCGGACCTGGGCGGCGGTTGCTCGACCATGGGCACCCTGTCGGGCGGCGGCAACATCGTGATCAAGGTCGGCGAAGGCTGCCTGATCGGCGCCAACGCCGGTATCGGCATTCCATTGGGCGACCGCAACACTGTTGAGTCGGGCCTGTACGTGACCGCTGGCACCAAAGTGGCACTGCTGGACGAGAACAACAAACTGGTCAAAGTACTCAAGGCCCGCGAACTGGCCGGCCAGCCTGACCTGTTGTTCCGCCGCAATTCGGAGACCGGTGCCGTGGAATGCAAAACCCACAAATCGGCCATCGAACTGAACGAAGCGCTGCACGCTCACAACTAA
- a CDS encoding arsenate reductase, which yields MKKARTWLDENAVHFDFHDYKTAGIDREHLTQWCNEHGWQVVLNRAGTTFRKLDDERKADLDQAKAIELMLAQPSMIKRPVLDLGDRTLIGFKPDIYAAALK from the coding sequence ATGAAAAAGGCGCGCACCTGGCTCGATGAAAACGCTGTGCATTTTGACTTTCATGATTACAAAACGGCCGGAATCGACCGTGAACACCTGACCCAGTGGTGCAACGAGCACGGCTGGCAAGTGGTGCTCAACCGTGCAGGCACGACCTTTCGCAAACTCGACGACGAACGTAAAGCCGATCTCGACCAGGCGAAAGCTATCGAATTGATGCTCGCACAACCTTCGATGATCAAGCGCCCGGTGCTCGATCTCGGTGACCGAACCCTGATTGGCTTCAAGCCAGACATTTACGCGGCAGCGCTCAAGTAA
- the dapC gene encoding succinyldiaminopimelate transaminase produces the protein MNNALNQLQPYPFEKLRALLGAVTPNPDKRPIALSIGEPKHRSPSFVAEALASNLDQMAVYPTTLGIPALREAIAGWCERRFGVPSGWIDPARNVLPVNGTREALFAFTQTVVNRGDDALIVSPNPFYQIYEGAAFLAGAKPHYLPCLDENGFNPDFDAVSDDIWKRCQILFLCSPGNPTGALIPVETLKKLIALADEHDFVIAADECYSELYFNEQTPPPGLLSACVELGRKDFKRCVVFHSLSKRSNLPGLRSGFVAGDAEILKGFLLYRTYHGCAMPVQTQLASVAAWNDEVHVRANRALYREKYDAVLEILSPVMDVQRPDGGFYLWPNVEGDDAAFCRDLFVEEHVTVVPGSYLSREVDGFNPGAGRVRLALVAPLAECVEAAERIRDFILRRR, from the coding sequence ATGAACAACGCTCTGAACCAGCTCCAGCCTTACCCGTTCGAGAAACTGCGCGCCCTGCTCGGTGCGGTGACGCCAAACCCGGACAAGCGCCCGATTGCGTTGTCCATCGGCGAACCGAAGCACCGTTCGCCAAGCTTTGTCGCTGAAGCGCTGGCGAGCAATCTGGATCAGATGGCGGTGTACCCGACCACGCTTGGCATCCCGGCCCTGCGGGAAGCCATTGCCGGCTGGTGCGAGCGGCGCTTTGGCGTGCCGAGTGGCTGGATCGATCCGGCGCGCAACGTGCTGCCGGTCAACGGCACTCGCGAAGCGCTGTTCGCCTTCACCCAGACCGTGGTCAATCGCGGCGACGATGCACTGATCGTCAGCCCGAACCCGTTCTACCAGATCTATGAAGGCGCAGCGTTCCTCGCAGGCGCCAAGCCGCATTACCTGCCGTGCCTGGATGAAAACGGCTTCAACCCGGACTTCGACGCCGTATCGGACGATATCTGGAAGCGCTGCCAGATCCTCTTCCTGTGCTCGCCGGGCAACCCGACGGGGGCGCTGATCCCGGTCGAAACCCTGAAGAAACTGATCGCCCTGGCCGATGAACACGACTTCGTGATCGCTGCCGACGAGTGCTACAGCGAGCTCTACTTCAACGAACAGACCCCACCGCCAGGCCTGCTCAGCGCCTGCGTGGAACTGGGTCGCAAGGATTTCAAACGCTGCGTGGTGTTCCACAGCCTGTCCAAGCGTTCCAACCTGCCGGGCCTGCGCTCGGGTTTCGTCGCCGGCGATGCCGAGATTCTCAAGGGCTTCCTGCTGTATCGCACCTACCATGGCTGCGCCATGCCGGTTCAGACCCAACTCGCCAGCGTTGCCGCGTGGAATGACGAAGTGCATGTGCGGGCCAACCGTGCGCTGTACCGCGAGAAGTACGATGCGGTACTGGAAATCCTCAGCCCGGTGATGGACGTACAGCGCCCGGACGGCGGTTTCTACCTGTGGCCGAACGTCGAAGGCGATGATGCCGCCTTCTGCCGTGATCTGTTTGTCGAAGAACACGTGACGGTGGTGCCAGGCTCATACCTGTCCCGCGAGGTTGACGGTTTCAATCCGGGGGCTGGCCGAGTGCGCCTGGCATTGGTCGCGCCTTTGGCGGAATGCGTTGAAGCGGCAGAACGGATTCGCGACTTCATTCTGCGCCGTCGATAA
- a CDS encoding [protein-PII] uridylyltransferase, which produces MPQVDPELFDRGQFQAELALKASPIAAFKKAIRQAQEVLDARFRSGRDIRRLIEDRAWFVDNILQQAWEQFNWSEDADIALVAVGGYGRGELHPYSDIDLLILLDNADHEVFRDSIERFLTLLWDIGLEVGQSVRSVDECAEQARADLTIITNLMESRTIAGPEHLRQRMLDVTSTEHMWPAKDFFLAKRAEQKARHHKYNDTEYNLEPNVKGSPGGLRDIQTILWVARRQYGTLNLRALAGEGFLVESENALLASSQEFLWKVRYALHMLAGRAEDRLLFDHQRSIAGLLGFEGDDAKHAIENFMQQYYRVVMSIAQLSDLIIQHFEEVILAPEDEAPPQPINSRFQLHDGYIEAINTNVFRRTPFAMLEIFVLMAQQPEIKGVRADTIRLLREHRHLIDDDFRNDIRNTSLFIELFKCKIGIHRNLRRMNRYGILGRYLPEFGFIVGQMQHDLFHIYTVDAHTLNLIKHLRKLQYTQVSEKFPLASKLMGKLPKPELIYLAGLYHDIGKGRHGDHSDIGAVDAEAFCQRHQLPLWDSRLIVWLVQNHLVMSTTAQRKDLSDPQVIHDFAQIVGDETRLDYLYVLTVSDINATNPTLWNSWRASLLRQLYTETKRALRRGLENPVDREEQIRQTQRAALDILVRGGTDPDDVEQLWSQLGDDYFLRHTAGDVAWHTEAILQQPADGGPLVLIKETTQREFEGGTQIFIYAPDQHDFFAVTVAAMDQLNLNIHDARVITSTSQFTLDTYIVLDTDGDSIGDNPARVKQIRDGLTEALRNPDNYPTIIQRRVPRQLKHFAFAPQVTIHNDAQRQVTVLELSAPDRPGLLARIGTIFLEFDLSLQNAKIATLGERVEDVFFITDASNHPLSDPQLCSRLQDAIVEQLSVSPEPSIELSRISI; this is translated from the coding sequence ATGCCGCAGGTGGATCCCGAACTCTTCGACCGCGGCCAGTTCCAGGCAGAACTGGCCCTGAAGGCAAGCCCGATCGCGGCCTTCAAGAAGGCCATCCGCCAGGCACAAGAGGTGCTCGACGCGCGATTTCGCAGCGGACGGGATATTCGCCGGCTGATAGAAGATCGCGCCTGGTTCGTCGACAACATCCTGCAACAGGCCTGGGAGCAGTTCAATTGGAGTGAAGACGCCGACATCGCGCTGGTCGCGGTCGGCGGCTACGGTCGCGGCGAACTGCACCCCTACTCCGACATCGATTTGCTGATTCTGCTGGATAACGCCGATCACGAAGTTTTCCGCGACTCCATCGAGCGTTTTCTGACGCTGCTATGGGACATCGGCCTGGAAGTTGGCCAAAGCGTACGCTCGGTGGACGAATGCGCCGAACAAGCCCGCGCCGACCTGACCATCATCACCAACCTGATGGAGAGCCGCACCATTGCCGGCCCCGAGCACTTGCGCCAGCGCATGCTCGATGTCACCAGCACTGAGCACATGTGGCCGGCCAAGGATTTTTTCCTGGCCAAACGTGCTGAACAGAAGGCACGTCACCACAAATACAACGACACCGAATACAACCTGGAACCCAACGTCAAAGGCTCGCCTGGCGGCCTACGGGATATTCAGACGATTCTGTGGGTGGCACGCCGCCAATACGGCACGCTGAACCTGCGCGCACTGGCGGGCGAAGGCTTCCTGGTCGAAAGCGAAAACGCCCTTCTCGCCTCGTCCCAGGAGTTTTTGTGGAAGGTTCGTTACGCCCTGCACATGCTTGCTGGCCGCGCCGAAGACCGCTTGCTGTTCGATCACCAACGCTCGATCGCCGGGCTGCTGGGCTTTGAAGGCGATGACGCCAAGCACGCCATCGAAAACTTCATGCAGCAGTACTACCGGGTGGTGATGAGCATTGCCCAGCTCAGCGACCTGATCATCCAGCATTTCGAGGAAGTCATCCTCGCGCCGGAAGATGAAGCGCCGCCGCAACCGATCAACTCGCGCTTCCAGTTGCATGACGGCTACATCGAGGCGATCAACACCAACGTGTTCAGACGCACACCGTTTGCCATGCTGGAAATTTTCGTGCTGATGGCCCAACAGCCGGAAATCAAGGGCGTGCGGGCTGACACCATTCGCCTGCTGCGCGAACACCGGCACCTGATCGATGACGACTTCCGCAACGACATTCGCAATACCAGCCTGTTCATCGAACTGTTCAAATGCAAGATCGGCATCCACCGCAACCTGCGACGGATGAACCGTTACGGCATTCTCGGGCGCTACCTGCCAGAGTTCGGTTTTATCGTCGGGCAGATGCAGCACGACCTGTTCCATATTTATACGGTCGACGCCCACACCCTGAACCTGATCAAACACCTGCGTAAGCTGCAGTACACCCAGGTGTCCGAGAAATTCCCGCTGGCCAGCAAGCTCATGGGCAAACTGCCCAAGCCGGAGCTGATCTACCTTGCCGGGCTGTACCACGACATTGGCAAGGGCCGGCATGGCGATCACTCGGATATCGGGGCGGTCGACGCCGAAGCGTTTTGCCAACGCCATCAACTGCCTCTGTGGGACAGCCGACTGATTGTCTGGCTGGTGCAAAACCACCTGGTGATGTCGACCACCGCCCAGCGCAAAGACCTGTCCGACCCGCAAGTGATCCACGACTTCGCGCAGATCGTCGGCGACGAAACCCGCCTCGACTACCTGTACGTGCTGACCGTTTCGGACATCAACGCTACCAACCCGACGCTGTGGAACTCCTGGCGCGCCAGTCTGTTGCGCCAGCTCTACACCGAAACCAAGCGCGCCTTGCGCCGTGGCCTGGAAAACCCGGTCGATCGTGAAGAACAGATCCGCCAGACCCAACGCGCCGCCCTGGATATTCTGGTACGCGGCGGCACTGACCCGGATGATGTCGAACAGCTCTGGTCGCAACTGGGCGACGACTATTTCCTGCGTCACACCGCTGGCGACGTGGCCTGGCACACTGAGGCGATCCTCCAGCAGCCAGCCGACGGCGGGCCACTGGTACTGATCAAGGAAACCACCCAGCGCGAGTTCGAGGGCGGCACGCAGATCTTCATCTATGCGCCGGACCAGCACGACTTCTTCGCCGTGACCGTGGCGGCGATGGACCAGCTCAACCTGAACATTCACGACGCCCGGGTGATCACCTCGACCAGCCAGTTCACCCTCGACACCTATATCGTGCTCGACACCGACGGCGACTCGATTGGCGACAACCCGGCGCGGGTCAAACAGATCCGCGACGGCCTGACCGAGGCCCTGCGCAACCCGGACAACTACCCGACCATCATCCAGCGTCGGGTGCCGCGTCAGCTCAAGCACTTTGCGTTCGCACCGCAAGTGACGATCCACAACGACGCCCAGCGTCAGGTGACGGTGCTGGAACTCAGCGCCCCCGACCGTCCGGGTCTGTTGGCACGGATCGGAACAATCTTTCTCGAATTCGACCTGTCGCTGCAGAATGCCAAGATTGCCACCCTCGGCGAGCGGGTCGAAGACGTGTTCTTCATCACCGACGCGAGCAATCACCCGTTGTCCGACCCGCAACTGTGCAGTCGCTTGCAGGATGCGATCGTCGAACAACTGAGCGTCAGCCCCGAACCCTCTATCGAACTGTCGCGCATCAGCATCTGA
- the map gene encoding type I methionyl aminopeptidase: MTVTLKTPEDIAKMRIAGKLAADVLEMIAEYVKPGVTTEELDRICHDYIVNEQKAIPAPLNYKGFPKSICTSINHVVCHGIPNEKPLKDGDTLNIDVTVIKDGYHGDTSRMFHVGTVPVWAERLSQVTQECMYKAIELVKPGCRLGDIGEVIQKHAEKNGFSVVREFCGHGIGKVFHEEPQILHYGRAGTGMELKAGMTFTIEPMINQGRADTKVLGDGWTAITKDRKLSAQWEHTLLVTETGYEIFTLRSDDTIPRVSA; the protein is encoded by the coding sequence ATGACCGTCACCCTCAAAACCCCAGAGGACATCGCAAAAATGCGGATCGCCGGCAAGCTTGCCGCCGACGTGCTGGAAATGATTGCCGAATACGTCAAGCCGGGCGTCACGACCGAAGAGCTGGACCGCATCTGCCACGACTACATCGTCAACGAGCAGAAAGCCATCCCTGCCCCGCTCAACTACAAAGGCTTTCCGAAGTCGATCTGCACCTCGATCAACCACGTGGTCTGCCACGGCATCCCGAACGAGAAGCCACTGAAAGACGGCGACACGCTGAACATCGACGTCACCGTGATCAAGGATGGCTATCACGGCGACACCAGCCGCATGTTCCACGTCGGCACCGTGCCGGTCTGGGCCGAGCGCCTGTCGCAGGTCACCCAGGAATGCATGTACAAGGCCATCGAACTGGTCAAGCCCGGCTGCCGCCTCGGCGATATCGGCGAAGTCATCCAGAAGCACGCTGAAAAGAACGGCTTCTCGGTGGTTCGCGAGTTCTGCGGCCATGGCATCGGCAAGGTGTTCCACGAAGAACCGCAAATCCTGCATTACGGCCGCGCCGGTACCGGCATGGAACTGAAAGCCGGCATGACCTTCACCATCGAGCCGATGATCAATCAGGGCCGTGCCGACACCAAGGTCCTCGGCGATGGCTGGACCGCGATCACCAAGGATCGCAAGCTGTCGGCCCAGTGGGAACATACCCTGCTGGTGACCGAAACCGGCTACGAGATCTTCACCCTGCGCAGCGATGACACCATCCCTCGCGTTTCGGCCTGA
- the rpsB gene encoding 30S ribosomal protein S2, translating into MSQVNMRDMLKAGVHFGHQTRYWNPKMGKYIFGARNKIHIINLEKTLPMFNEALTFVERLAQGKNKILFVGTKRSAGKIVAEEAARCGSPYVDHRWLGGMLTNFKTIRASIKRLRDLEVQAEDGTFAKLTKKEALMRTRDLEKLDRSLGGIKDMGGLPDALFVIDVDHERIAITEANKLGIPVIGVVDTNSSPEGVDYIIPGNDDAIRAIQLYMGSMADAVIRGRNHVAGGTEQFVEEAPVAAAE; encoded by the coding sequence ATGTCCCAAGTCAACATGCGCGATATGCTGAAGGCCGGTGTGCACTTCGGTCACCAGACCCGTTACTGGAACCCGAAAATGGGTAAGTACATTTTCGGCGCGCGTAACAAGATCCACATCATCAACCTTGAAAAAACCCTGCCAATGTTCAACGAAGCTCTGACTTTCGTAGAGCGTCTGGCCCAGGGCAAAAACAAGATTCTGTTCGTCGGCACCAAGCGTTCCGCTGGCAAGATCGTTGCTGAAGAAGCAGCACGTTGCGGTTCGCCGTACGTCGATCACCGCTGGTTGGGCGGCATGCTGACCAACTTCAAAACCATCCGTGCTTCCATCAAGCGTCTGCGTGACCTTGAAGTGCAAGCCGAAGACGGTACTTTCGCCAAGCTGACCAAGAAAGAGGCGCTGATGCGCACTCGCGACCTGGAAAAGCTCGATCGTTCCCTGGGTGGTATCAAGGACATGGGCGGTCTGCCTGACGCACTGTTCGTTATCGACGTTGATCACGAGCGCATCGCGATCACCGAAGCCAACAAACTGGGCATCCCGGTTATCGGCGTAGTCGATACCAACAGCAGCCCGGAAGGCGTTGACTACATCATCCCAGGCAACGATGACGCAATCCGCGCTATCCAGCTGTACATGGGTTCGATGGCTGACGCTGTAATCCGCGGTCGCAACCACGTTGCTGGCGGCACCGAGCAGTTCGTTGAAGAAGCTCCGGTAGCAGCAGCTGAGTAA
- the tsf gene encoding translation elongation factor Ts, whose amino-acid sequence MAEITAALVKELRERTGEGMMDCKKALTKAGGDIEKAIDDMRASGAIKAAKKAGNVAAEGAIALKEDGKSAVLLEVNSQTDFLALQDDFKVFVAASVEKAFADKMTTVEPLIEAQEAARLVLVGKVGENVNIRRLTRVEGDVVGGYLHGNKIGVAVVLKGGDVELAKDIAMHVAATNPEFLLPSEVSAEAIEREKGVFLTLNADKIAGKPENIVENMVKGRISKFLAEASLVEQAFVKNPEIKVGELAKKAGAEIVSFTYFKVGEGIEKPVDNFAEEVAAQLAAAKQ is encoded by the coding sequence ATGGCAGAGATTACTGCAGCGTTGGTCAAAGAACTGCGCGAGCGTACTGGCGAAGGCATGATGGACTGCAAGAAAGCCTTGACCAAGGCTGGCGGCGACATCGAGAAAGCCATTGATGACATGCGTGCTTCGGGCGCCATCAAGGCCGCCAAAAAAGCAGGCAACGTTGCTGCTGAAGGCGCGATCGCTCTGAAAGAAGACGGTAAATCCGCAGTCCTGCTGGAAGTGAACTCGCAGACTGACTTCCTGGCTCTGCAGGACGACTTCAAGGTATTTGTTGCTGCTAGCGTTGAAAAAGCGTTCGCCGACAAGATGACTACCGTTGAGCCTCTGATCGAAGCTCAAGAAGCTGCTCGCCTGGTATTGGTCGGCAAGGTTGGCGAAAACGTCAACATCCGTCGCCTGACTCGCGTTGAAGGTGATGTTGTTGGTGGTTACCTGCACGGCAACAAGATCGGTGTAGCTGTTGTTCTGAAGGGCGGCGACGTTGAGCTGGCCAAAGACATCGCTATGCACGTAGCGGCTACCAACCCTGAATTCCTGCTGCCGTCGGAAGTTTCCGCTGAAGCGATCGAGCGCGAGAAAGGCGTGTTCCTGACCCTCAACGCTGACAAAATCGCCGGCAAGCCAGAAAACATCGTTGAAAACATGGTCAAAGGCCGTATCAGCAAGTTCCTGGCTGAAGCGAGCCTGGTTGAGCAGGCGTTCGTCAAGAACCCTGAAATCAAGGTTGGCGAACTGGCCAAGAAAGCCGGTGCTGAAATCGTTTCTTTCACTTACTTCAAAGTAGGCGAAGGCATCGAGAAGCCAGTCGACAACTTCGCTGAAGAAGTTGCTGCTCAACTGGCTGCTGCCAAGCAGTAA
- the pyrH gene encoding UMP kinase: MAQQGSGYQARYKRILLKLSGEALMGSEEFGIDPKVLDRMALEVGQLVGIGVQVGLVIGGGNLFRGAALSAAGMDRVTGDHMGMLATVMNALAMRDALERANISAIVMSAISMVGVTDHYDRRKAMRHLNSKEVVIFAAGTGNPFFTTDSAACLRAIEIDADVVLKATKVDGVYTADPFKDPHAEKFDHLTYDEVLDRKLGVMDLTAICLCRDHKMPLRVFNMNKPGALLNIVHGGAEGTLIEEGEQ, encoded by the coding sequence ATGGCTCAGCAGGGCAGTGGTTATCAGGCTCGCTATAAACGCATTCTACTCAAGCTTAGCGGCGAGGCCTTGATGGGCTCCGAAGAGTTCGGGATCGACCCCAAGGTTCTGGATCGCATGGCACTGGAAGTCGGCCAACTGGTCGGTATCGGTGTTCAGGTCGGTCTGGTGATTGGTGGTGGTAATCTGTTCCGCGGCGCGGCACTGAGTGCGGCCGGCATGGATCGGGTGACTGGCGACCACATGGGCATGCTTGCCACTGTGATGAACGCCCTGGCCATGCGTGATGCGCTGGAACGTGCGAATATCTCGGCCATCGTGATGTCGGCTATTTCGATGGTGGGCGTGACCGATCACTACGATCGCCGCAAAGCCATGCGTCACCTGAACTCCAAGGAAGTGGTCATTTTCGCTGCCGGTACCGGCAACCCGTTCTTCACCACCGACTCGGCAGCCTGCTTGCGTGCGATCGAGATCGATGCTGACGTTGTGTTGAAGGCGACCAAGGTTGATGGTGTTTACACCGCTGACCCATTCAAAGACCCGCATGCCGAGAAGTTCGATCATCTGACCTACGATGAAGTACTGGATCGCAAGCTGGGTGTGATGGATCTGACGGCTATTTGCCTGTGCCGCGACCACAAGATGCCGCTGCGCGTATTTAATATGAACAAGCCCGGCGCCCTGCTGAACATCGTACATGGCGGCGCTGAAGGAACCCTGATCGAGGAAGGCGAGCAATGA
- the frr gene encoding ribosome recycling factor produces the protein MINEIKKDAQERMTKSLESLAHAFGQIRTGKAHPSILGSVMVPYYGSDTPLSSVANVTVKDSRTLQVVAFERNMLAAVDKAIQSAGLNLNPTNLGELLLISMPALTEETRKGFTKQARSAAEDARVAVRNIRRDALGDLKKLVKDKEISEDEERRASADIDKLIKDFEAQINKLTEDKEKDLMAV, from the coding sequence ATGATCAACGAAATCAAGAAAGACGCTCAAGAGCGCATGACCAAATCCCTGGAGTCCCTGGCCCACGCTTTTGGTCAGATTCGTACAGGCAAGGCGCACCCAAGCATCCTGGGCAGCGTGATGGTGCCTTACTACGGTTCGGATACTCCTTTGAGCAGTGTGGCCAACGTCACCGTGAAGGACTCCCGGACCCTGCAAGTCGTGGCTTTCGAGCGCAACATGCTCGCCGCGGTCGACAAGGCGATCCAGAGTGCTGGCCTGAACCTCAACCCGACGAACCTGGGTGAGTTGCTGCTGATCTCCATGCCGGCCTTGACCGAGGAGACCCGCAAGGGCTTCACCAAGCAAGCGCGCAGCGCAGCCGAAGATGCTCGTGTCGCGGTGCGTAATATTCGCCGTGATGCACTGGGCGACCTGAAGAAGCTGGTCAAGGATAAGGAAATCAGCGAAGACGAAGAGCGTCGCGCGAGTGCCGATATCGACAAGTTGATCAAAGACTTCGAGGCTCAGATCAACAAGCTCACTGAAGACAAAGAAAAGGACCTGATGGCCGTATAA
- the uppS gene encoding polyprenyl diphosphate synthase — translation MEKTKQPVLSSVPRHVAIIMDGNNRWAKKRFLPGVAGHKAGVDAVRAVIEVCAEAGVEVLTLFAFSSENWQRPADEVSALMDLFFKALRREAKRLNDNNITLRIIGDRSRFHPELQAAMREAEAMTVGANRFVLQIAANYGGQWDIAQAAQRLAREVQAGHLRPDDITPQLLQTCLATGDLPLPDLCIRTGGEHRISNFLLWQLAYSELYFSDLFWPDFKHEAMRNALADFASRQRRFGKTSEQVEAGARV, via the coding sequence ATGGAAAAGACCAAGCAGCCAGTGCTGTCCTCGGTGCCGCGCCACGTCGCGATCATCATGGACGGTAATAATCGCTGGGCTAAAAAACGTTTCTTGCCCGGTGTTGCCGGGCACAAGGCTGGCGTCGATGCTGTGCGCGCGGTTATTGAGGTGTGCGCTGAGGCCGGGGTTGAAGTACTGACCCTGTTCGCCTTCTCCAGTGAAAACTGGCAGCGTCCGGCCGATGAAGTCAGCGCCTTGATGGATTTGTTTTTCAAGGCGTTGCGTCGCGAGGCCAAGCGCCTCAACGACAACAACATCACGTTGCGTATTATCGGCGATCGTTCGCGCTTTCATCCCGAGCTTCAGGCCGCCATGCGTGAGGCGGAGGCAATGACCGTCGGCGCCAATCGTTTTGTCCTGCAGATCGCGGCCAACTACGGCGGCCAATGGGATATCGCCCAGGCAGCCCAACGTCTGGCGCGAGAGGTTCAGGCCGGGCATTTACGTCCGGACGACATTACTCCGCAATTGCTGCAGACCTGTCTGGCTACCGGTGATCTGCCGTTGCCGGATTTGTGCATTCGTACCGGTGGCGAGCATCGCATCAGCAACTTCCTGCTGTGGCAATTGGCGTACTCCGAGCTGTATTTCTCCGACCTGTTCTGGCCGGACTTCAAACACGAAGCCATGCGTAACGCATTGGCCGATTTCGCTTCTCGCCAGCGTCGCTTCGGTAAAACGAGTGAGCAGGTCGAGGCTGGAGCCCGGGTTTAA